Proteins encoded in a region of the Dethiosulfovibrio russensis genome:
- a CDS encoding YbaK/EbsC family protein, with product MLKSSELLAPRGKTPSKLKDGGVIAMVKAGFAMWNPNAHAVMRLPMGEDMDRRLEDYLVEALAPWYPQRVHCPVPEGALAIAVRHIKRSIQLPALFLQRREDDLELQGYCLDEEEGASMAISVFRALGIALAEVGLAVRRWDETVRQGTRCRLVHDGEKGDLSLLDGLGCSCGWRGVASSPMEFGGAPVEDEAELARIHTPGVGTIDSLCDFLSLSPEKTVKTMCFSDRDGKGVIALIRGDRSVSLDKLSAAAGADLHPSSDDELRYLLGNLAGYLGPIGLPEGIVLFADRSVEGISWAVVGANERDYHLTGARWGRDFSAPVADIAAMEPGDMCPLCGAPLFEASVTPLATLELWNELADSEPSLTYVDEERKKARPFCWTVRVHMTSLEGAMFDLTSLPGVVSPAEVSIRFEGEENEARAVSIGMKLESEGLSVLLDDECGKNPKGAFPFPWDIFVVNERVELRRPDGETESKDEDGAIEEILKKRPQKNVIGGYKKGPFRL from the coding sequence TTGTTGAAATCCAGCGAACTGTTGGCGCCTAGAGGAAAGACCCCGTCCAAGCTTAAAGACGGAGGCGTAATAGCCATGGTCAAGGCCGGATTCGCCATGTGGAACCCCAACGCCCACGCGGTGATGAGGCTTCCTATGGGAGAGGATATGGACAGACGGCTTGAGGACTATCTCGTAGAGGCCCTCGCCCCCTGGTACCCTCAGAGGGTCCATTGTCCAGTACCGGAAGGTGCTTTAGCTATAGCGGTGCGTCACATAAAGAGATCGATCCAGCTGCCGGCGCTGTTCCTCCAGAGACGGGAAGACGATCTGGAGCTACAGGGTTACTGTCTCGACGAAGAAGAGGGAGCCTCCATGGCTATCTCCGTCTTCAGGGCCCTGGGAATCGCCCTGGCCGAGGTCGGGCTTGCCGTCAGACGATGGGACGAGACCGTCCGTCAGGGAACGAGGTGTCGTCTGGTCCATGACGGTGAGAAAGGCGATCTCTCCCTGCTTGATGGACTGGGATGTTCCTGCGGCTGGAGAGGGGTTGCCTCCTCCCCTATGGAGTTCGGAGGGGCTCCCGTCGAAGATGAGGCCGAGCTCGCCAGGATCCATACCCCAGGGGTCGGCACCATAGATTCTCTATGCGATTTTCTGTCCCTGTCGCCGGAGAAGACCGTCAAGACCATGTGTTTCTCCGATCGGGACGGCAAGGGCGTAATCGCCCTGATAAGGGGGGACAGGTCGGTCTCTCTGGACAAGCTGTCCGCCGCTGCCGGTGCGGATCTGCACCCGTCGTCGGACGACGAGCTTCGGTATCTCCTTGGAAACCTGGCCGGATACCTAGGTCCCATCGGGCTCCCCGAGGGGATCGTCCTGTTTGCGGACAGATCGGTGGAGGGAATCTCCTGGGCGGTCGTGGGGGCCAACGAGAGGGATTACCATCTCACCGGCGCCAGGTGGGGTAGGGATTTCTCTGCTCCCGTGGCGGACATTGCTGCGATGGAGCCCGGGGATATGTGTCCTCTCTGTGGTGCCCCTCTTTTCGAGGCATCGGTAACCCCTTTGGCGACTTTGGAGCTTTGGAACGAGCTCGCCGATTCGGAACCTTCCCTTACCTACGTGGACGAGGAGAGGAAGAAGGCCCGGCCGTTCTGCTGGACCGTTAGAGTCCATATGACCTCTTTGGAGGGGGCCATGTTCGATCTTACTTCCTTGCCCGGTGTTGTCTCGCCTGCGGAGGTCTCGATTCGCTTCGAAGGAGAGGAGAACGAGGCTCGGGCTGTGTCGATTGGAATGAAGCTCGAATCGGAGGGGCTATCCGTTCTTCTCGATGATGAATGTGGAAAAAACCCGAAGGGGGCCTTCCCTTTCCCGTGGGATATCTTTGTCGTGAATGAGCGTGTGGAGCTTCGTCGTCCCGACGGTGAAACGGAGAGCAAGGACGAAGACGGTGCCATAGAGGAAATACTTAAAAAACGGCCTCAGAAAAACGTAATAGGGGGATACAAAAAAGGACCTTTTCGGTTATAA
- a CDS encoding ferritin-like domain-containing protein, which yields MKMKEALELAIHAEIEAGEFYRAWAENTDKDFLKKELDDLAIWEGEHEEGLKKLYLQEFGVAFERDPSIVVEPELKVQTKDFGDVTSLLRIASAAYLSEMRAAELYERMAEGSTGEAKDIFIKLKKMEEGHMDLAKKRYMSIREDVVGFKAF from the coding sequence ATGAAAATGAAAGAAGCACTGGAACTGGCAATCCATGCGGAGATAGAGGCCGGAGAGTTCTACAGGGCCTGGGCGGAGAACACCGACAAGGATTTCCTTAAAAAAGAGCTCGACGACCTGGCGATATGGGAAGGAGAACACGAGGAGGGACTCAAGAAGCTGTATCTACAGGAATTCGGTGTAGCCTTCGAGAGAGATCCGTCCATCGTGGTGGAACCGGAGCTGAAGGTCCAGACGAAGGACTTCGGCGACGTCACCAGCCTTCTCAGGATAGCCTCCGCCGCCTATTTATCCGAGATGCGAGCAGCCGAGCTATACGAAAGGATGGCGGAGGGCTCTACCGGAGAGGCCAAGGACATCTTCATTAAGCTCAAGAAGATGGAGGAAGGCCACATGGACCTAGCCAAGAAAAGGTACATGAGCATAAGGGAAGACGTCGTGGGCTTCAAGGCCTTCTGA
- the grdA gene encoding glycine/sarcosine/betaine reductase complex selenoprotein A has protein sequence MGKLAGKKLILLGERDGVPAPAMEACFKNSGAEVIFSVTECFVUTAAGAMDLQNQQRVKDAAEKYNPEDIVVVLGSSDAEGAEIYAETVCNGDPTYAGPLAGVQLGLAVYDIFEQDIRDEADPEEWENQISMMEMVLEPEALAEAVKGMRDQFSKFSL, from the coding sequence ATGGGCAAATTGGCCGGAAAGAAACTTATCCTCCTCGGCGAGCGTGACGGTGTTCCCGCACCTGCCATGGAGGCGTGTTTCAAGAACAGTGGAGCCGAGGTGATCTTCTCCGTCACCGAGTGCTTCGTCTGAACGGCGGCTGGAGCGATGGACCTGCAGAACCAGCAGCGCGTCAAAGACGCTGCTGAGAAGTACAACCCCGAGGATATCGTGGTTGTACTGGGTTCCTCCGACGCGGAAGGCGCAGAGATTTACGCCGAGACCGTGTGTAACGGAGACCCCACCTACGCAGGACCACTCGCCGGCGTCCAGTTAGGACTAGCCGTCTACGACATTTTCGAGCAGGATATCCGCGATGAGGCGGATCCGGAGGAATGGGAGAACCAGATCAGCATGATGGAAATGGTTCTCGAGCCCGAGGCTTTGGCTGAAGCCGTAAAGGGCATGAGAGATCAGTTCTCTAAGTTCAGCTTGTAA
- a CDS encoding 2-hydroxyacid dehydrogenase — protein MSGRIGITFGPDGVSEKVERILKGIEVVWVKDLAEEDRPGELEKCDLLLCQFLSSKELTDGEWAALRNVPAVQTVSAGVDQVPMDRLGDDTDLYANVGGWAPPIAEHVLAMALCCSRRLVQQTRDLSDGTFGFMGYGLKTLKDKVALIVGYGGIGRETASVLSRFGMEVQGLGRRRPEDSLLSRGWTMSELEEALGQADLVVLALPLTKETEGLFDDDILTSMKDDAILVNIARAAIVDEGALYRRLKSSPDFFAALDVWWNEPRDGGVFSTDEPLMELPNLVGSSHNSNQTETAPGEALEIALENCLRILDGNGPSGLVRKDEYLR, from the coding sequence ATGTCCGGCAGGATAGGGATAACCTTCGGACCCGACGGGGTATCGGAGAAGGTGGAGAGGATACTTAAGGGCATAGAGGTCGTTTGGGTGAAGGACCTCGCCGAGGAAGACAGGCCTGGAGAGCTTGAAAAATGCGATCTTCTTCTCTGTCAGTTTCTCAGTTCAAAGGAGTTGACAGATGGGGAATGGGCGGCTCTGAGAAATGTTCCTGCGGTCCAGACGGTTTCGGCCGGGGTGGACCAGGTTCCGATGGATCGTCTGGGCGACGATACCGATCTCTACGCCAACGTGGGCGGTTGGGCTCCTCCCATAGCGGAGCACGTCCTTGCTATGGCTCTGTGCTGTTCCAGGAGGCTGGTCCAGCAGACCCGGGACCTGTCGGATGGGACTTTCGGTTTTATGGGATACGGACTGAAAACCCTGAAGGACAAGGTCGCTCTGATAGTGGGCTACGGGGGAATCGGCAGGGAGACCGCGTCTGTATTGTCTCGGTTCGGAATGGAGGTTCAAGGTCTGGGAAGGCGTAGGCCGGAGGACTCCCTTCTCAGTCGGGGCTGGACCATGTCGGAGCTCGAGGAAGCTCTCGGTCAGGCCGATCTGGTGGTCCTGGCGCTTCCTCTGACCAAGGAGACCGAGGGTCTTTTCGACGACGATATCCTGACTTCCATGAAGGACGACGCCATCCTGGTAAACATAGCCAGGGCCGCCATAGTAGATGAAGGAGCTCTCTACCGCAGATTGAAGAGCAGCCCCGACTTTTTCGCCGCTTTGGACGTCTGGTGGAACGAGCCCAGAGACGGAGGGGTCTTCTCGACCGATGAACCGCTGATGGAGTTGCCGAATCTTGTGGGCTCGTCTCATAACTCGAACCAGACCGAGACGGCCCCCGGCGAGGCCCTGGAGATAGCTCTTGAGAATTGCCTCAGGATCCTGGACGGAAACGGTCCTTCCGGACTGGTTCGAAAGGACGAGTATCTCCGTTAA
- a CDS encoding C69 family dipeptidase encodes MISFGIALLFIAASLFLIPTKARGCTCIVVGKNASATGRVLVGHNEDDPGRCVMAHHLVPPVERPERTATSFEPCSASIDRSGRSLGYIWSQARSVPALSGADCFLNEKGVFVASDSCRHSRQDNEPDLSDGGLVYGLRISIAERARSARDGVKIAADLIERYGYDNTGRCYIIADAEEAWLLQVIKGKHYCAKRVDDDEVAFIPNHYTIRHVVPGEEGVFLSRGFIEMGEKKGWLTGKDDCFDFARTVQDRSSVNLRGNLYRHRHALSRITGMDWSEEGDLPFSVEPRRPMDIKDVIGVLRDHYEGSSDDVRGKWDSSPHYTEIRRICTGTTLGALVVRFRDRPELNTLWTSSGRPCTSPFVPWYGGVLGMPQEFLVEDHESSLKRHFNFTPKDMAYDPSIPWWEIQQFQSLLDGQFDDNFETVKSHVEEVEKNWIDEDDVIAEKARSLMDKDREEALLILTGETAKKARQSMDVVRYMAGRLPRTEISTDSKRITYKSREEEITLYIKSDAQPVEDRLIFGQGMQSPESWATAIRGSLRRRDSDWEVSFRVRELTEKCIPCHSDFWLYGLDDSGSPIVGNVVIDVVEKKSSL; translated from the coding sequence TTGATCTCTTTCGGCATAGCTCTTTTATTCATCGCAGCTTCGCTGTTTCTTATACCTACAAAAGCCCGAGGCTGTACCTGCATAGTGGTGGGTAAAAATGCATCCGCCACAGGCAGGGTATTAGTGGGACACAACGAGGACGACCCGGGAAGATGCGTTATGGCCCACCACCTGGTACCTCCGGTCGAAAGGCCCGAGAGAACCGCAACTTCCTTCGAACCCTGTTCCGCCTCGATAGACCGCTCCGGAAGATCTCTGGGATACATATGGTCTCAGGCCCGTTCGGTGCCGGCCCTGTCCGGGGCGGACTGTTTCCTGAACGAGAAAGGGGTCTTCGTCGCGAGCGACAGCTGCCGGCATTCCAGACAGGATAACGAACCGGACCTGTCAGACGGAGGCCTGGTATACGGACTCAGAATATCCATAGCTGAAAGGGCCCGATCGGCCCGTGATGGAGTCAAAATAGCGGCGGATCTTATCGAACGATACGGATACGACAATACCGGCAGATGCTACATAATAGCCGACGCCGAGGAAGCCTGGCTTCTACAGGTTATAAAGGGAAAACACTACTGCGCCAAGAGAGTGGACGACGACGAGGTAGCCTTCATACCGAACCACTACACCATAAGACATGTCGTCCCGGGAGAGGAAGGGGTTTTTCTGTCCCGAGGGTTTATCGAAATGGGCGAAAAAAAGGGATGGCTGACGGGAAAAGACGACTGTTTCGACTTCGCCAGGACGGTACAGGACCGCAGCAGTGTAAACCTTCGAGGGAACCTGTACAGACACAGACACGCCTTGTCTCGGATAACCGGAATGGACTGGAGCGAAGAGGGAGACCTTCCCTTCTCGGTCGAACCGAGGCGTCCCATGGACATCAAGGATGTCATAGGGGTCCTCAGGGACCACTACGAGGGAAGCTCCGACGACGTCAGAGGAAAATGGGACAGCTCGCCCCACTACACAGAGATCCGCCGGATATGCACCGGCACCACATTAGGAGCCCTAGTGGTCCGGTTCAGAGACCGCCCGGAGCTCAACACACTCTGGACCTCCAGCGGAAGACCTTGCACGTCTCCATTCGTTCCCTGGTACGGAGGGGTTCTAGGCATGCCCCAGGAATTTCTGGTCGAGGATCACGAGAGCTCTCTGAAGAGACACTTTAACTTCACCCCGAAGGACATGGCCTACGATCCTTCCATTCCTTGGTGGGAGATACAGCAATTTCAGTCGCTCCTGGACGGCCAGTTCGATGACAACTTCGAGACGGTGAAAAGTCACGTCGAAGAGGTGGAGAAAAACTGGATCGACGAGGACGACGTAATAGCGGAAAAGGCCCGATCCCTCATGGACAAGGACAGGGAAGAGGCATTGCTGATACTGACCGGGGAGACCGCGAAAAAGGCGAGACAGTCGATGGACGTGGTCCGCTATATGGCAGGCAGACTCCCCAGAACGGAGATATCGACCGACTCGAAAAGGATCACCTACAAATCGAGAGAAGAGGAGATAACCCTTTACATCAAGAGCGACGCCCAACCCGTCGAGGATAGACTCATTTTCGGCCAGGGAATGCAATCCCCCGAAAGCTGGGCTACGGCTATAAGAGGTTCCCTCAGAAGGAGGGACTCGGACTGGGAGGTCTCCTTTAGGGTAAGGGAGCTAACGGAAAAATGCATCCCCTGTCACAGCGACTTCTGGCTCTACGGACTGGACGACTCGGGCAGCCCCATCGTGGGGAACGTAGTCATAGACGTGGTCGAGAAAAAAAGCAGCCTGTAA
- a CDS encoding DmpA family aminopeptidase — MVRAREMGIEIGFMPTGAKNSIGDVQGVSVGHVTLDDGPVKTGVTAIIPGPGNTFRHKFPAGCHVINGFGKSVGLVQIEELGTLETPIVLTNTLSVGDCVRGLVDEMLALDGGIGDTTGTVNSVVCECNDGFLNDIRGLNVKPRHVGEAVRSASPDFSMGDVGAGKGMSCYQLKGGIGSSSRLVELDGARYTVGVLVLSNFGEMRDLSIDGVKVGKAIFREAPPERLKEQGSIIAVVATDAPMTSRQLKRLCKRTSVGIVRTGAYIGNGSGEIALAFSTAYRIPHEGVKPVEISPVSDNLANRFFRAVVEATEEAVIDSMLLSSPVEGREGRKRRSLAEFEEHIIGRYDRC; from the coding sequence ATGGTCAGAGCCAGGGAGATGGGAATAGAGATCGGTTTTATGCCGACCGGTGCTAAAAACTCCATCGGCGACGTCCAGGGAGTATCGGTGGGGCACGTCACCTTGGACGACGGACCGGTAAAGACCGGGGTGACGGCGATCATACCGGGACCGGGAAATACTTTCAGACACAAGTTTCCCGCCGGTTGTCACGTCATAAACGGGTTCGGAAAGTCGGTGGGACTCGTCCAGATAGAGGAGCTGGGAACCCTGGAGACCCCGATCGTGCTGACCAACACCCTTTCGGTGGGAGACTGCGTCAGAGGGTTGGTCGACGAGATGTTGGCCCTGGATGGGGGAATCGGAGACACCACAGGAACGGTAAATTCGGTGGTGTGCGAGTGCAACGACGGTTTTCTGAACGATATAAGAGGGCTTAACGTTAAGCCCCGACATGTAGGAGAGGCCGTTAGATCCGCCTCGCCGGATTTCTCCATGGGAGACGTCGGAGCGGGGAAGGGCATGTCCTGCTATCAGCTCAAGGGAGGCATAGGGAGCTCCTCCCGTCTGGTAGAACTGGACGGGGCTCGTTACACCGTGGGAGTGCTGGTGCTCTCGAATTTCGGTGAGATGAGAGACCTGTCGATCGACGGGGTCAAGGTGGGGAAGGCCATTTTTAGGGAGGCTCCTCCTGAGAGACTGAAGGAGCAGGGATCGATAATAGCGGTCGTCGCCACCGATGCTCCCATGACATCCAGACAGCTGAAGCGACTCTGCAAGAGGACGTCGGTGGGCATAGTCAGGACCGGAGCCTACATAGGAAACGGGAGCGGAGAGATCGCGTTAGCCTTTTCTACGGCCTACAGGATACCCCACGAAGGGGTGAAACCAGTCGAGATCTCTCCTGTCAGCGATAATTTGGCGAACCGCTTCTTCCGGGCCGTCGTGGAGGCTACGGAGGAAGCGGTGATCGACTCCATGCTCCTCTCTTCCCCGGTTGAGGGACGGGAAGGCAGAAAGAGGAGAAGCCTGGCCGAGTTCGAAGAACATATAATCGGGAGGTATGATCGTTGTTGA
- a CDS encoding potassium channel family protein: MKIQRQSRYLLGWISGVTLTGILGMRFFLDLSWVDSIFYTATTVSTVGYGAPPGVDDSDKLFLAILIAASLGTVGYAIGIVSQNFFTMHIRASLGKGHDRRIKRMDNHWIICGLGRYGRQVAAMLRHEGVPFSVIESKEEVVVEARDQGYLMVQGDASEEDALLNAGVERAKGLIVTLDSDAQTVYVALTARALNRDIHIVARASDTKSVSVLTKAGVNRVVNPVIAGSASLVRASLKPSVADLLDLVVMSRKLDLDFSTVTVEKGSSLAGKTLMELDFRNTYDVTVLAILGADDAPVYNPTGGQTIKGGDRIMVFGERHRIASLREALGKLAT; the protein is encoded by the coding sequence ATGAAGATACAGAGACAGAGTCGATACCTCCTGGGCTGGATATCGGGGGTAACCCTGACGGGGATACTGGGCATGAGGTTTTTTCTGGACTTGTCGTGGGTGGACTCGATCTTCTACACCGCCACCACCGTCTCCACCGTGGGATACGGAGCTCCTCCGGGAGTGGACGACTCGGACAAGCTCTTTCTCGCCATTCTCATCGCCGCCAGCCTGGGAACGGTGGGATACGCCATAGGCATAGTCAGCCAGAATTTCTTTACCATGCACATAAGGGCCTCCCTGGGGAAGGGACACGACAGGAGGATAAAAAGAATGGATAACCACTGGATAATATGCGGATTGGGAAGATACGGTCGACAGGTGGCGGCGATGCTGCGACACGAGGGGGTTCCCTTCTCCGTAATAGAGAGCAAGGAGGAAGTGGTAGTGGAGGCCAGGGATCAGGGGTATCTCATGGTACAGGGCGACGCCAGCGAGGAGGACGCACTTCTCAACGCCGGGGTCGAGAGAGCCAAGGGACTTATCGTCACCCTCGACAGCGACGCTCAGACGGTGTACGTCGCACTGACCGCCAGGGCCCTCAACAGGGATATCCACATAGTGGCCCGAGCCAGCGACACGAAATCCGTATCGGTTCTGACCAAGGCAGGGGTCAACAGGGTGGTCAACCCGGTGATAGCGGGATCGGCGTCTCTGGTCCGAGCCTCGCTTAAACCCTCGGTAGCGGATCTTCTGGACCTGGTGGTCATGTCGAGAAAGCTGGACCTCGACTTCTCCACCGTGACGGTGGAAAAAGGGTCCTCCCTGGCGGGGAAGACCCTTATGGAACTGGACTTCAGAAACACATACGACGTCACGGTACTGGCCATACTAGGCGCCGACGACGCCCCGGTGTACAACCCAACGGGAGGGCAGACCATAAAGGGCGGCGACAGAATAATGGTCTTCGGAGAAAGACACCGCATAGCATCTCTAAGGGAAGCCCTCGGGAAACTGGCTACTTAA
- a CDS encoding AMP-binding protein — protein sequence MERLEERISSVLAEDGDADVLWWAGDWLSRSDLSSMADRDEVLLREAGFGEGHRLVTLVPNCPAFLALALAVWRLKGTVVPLNYRAGSDVLLPTLDLVDPFTVVCGEGDDKTENSVEGYTVSRMPLDGPISFLSGKTDTERTGGDMAVIFATSGTTGLPKAVPLSHSNLLDNVDVCWSVLKLAQEDRILWALPNFHSFGLTLGGLMGLVHGAMQVVVPLFMPPGGTLEAIKEGEATVLLLVPAMVDFLKRAIVHGAPRPESVRMVVTGGDRLNLELDSASKEYLGVPLLEGYGTTECSPVVAVNPSYDSRKLGTIGPVIPGYSWEVRDEFGKTLGPGEDGILWVKGPSVFDGYYKAPEITAERMADGWYNTGDIVRFDGDGYITVLDRATDIIIVGGFNVYPQEVERVISRHPAVAQVAVVAMGHPVQGEIGRAFVVLEEGRSVSARELISYCKGKLAHYKIPRKVDFVEGLPMSPSGKVLRRKLRDL from the coding sequence GTGGAAAGATTGGAAGAGAGGATTTCATCCGTTCTAGCAGAGGACGGAGATGCCGATGTCCTTTGGTGGGCTGGCGATTGGCTGAGCAGGTCGGATCTATCCTCTATGGCGGACAGGGACGAAGTTCTTTTGAGGGAGGCCGGATTCGGCGAAGGCCATCGTCTGGTGACGTTGGTCCCCAACTGTCCCGCCTTTTTGGCCCTGGCTCTTGCGGTTTGGCGACTTAAGGGAACCGTCGTACCTCTCAACTATCGCGCCGGGTCGGACGTATTGCTGCCTACTTTGGATCTGGTGGATCCTTTTACCGTCGTGTGCGGAGAAGGCGACGACAAGACGGAGAATTCCGTGGAGGGATACACTGTATCAAGGATGCCGTTGGATGGTCCGATATCCTTCCTTTCTGGAAAAACCGACACGGAGAGAACCGGTGGGGATATGGCGGTTATCTTCGCTACCTCCGGGACCACCGGGCTGCCCAAGGCAGTTCCCCTGTCCCACAGTAACCTATTGGACAACGTGGACGTCTGTTGGTCCGTGCTCAAGCTGGCCCAGGAGGACCGGATCCTTTGGGCCCTTCCCAACTTTCACTCTTTCGGACTTACCCTGGGAGGGCTCATGGGGCTGGTCCACGGTGCGATGCAGGTAGTCGTCCCTCTTTTCATGCCCCCCGGAGGGACATTGGAGGCCATAAAGGAGGGTGAGGCCACCGTTCTCCTTCTCGTCCCCGCCATGGTGGACTTCCTCAAGAGGGCCATAGTTCACGGAGCTCCACGTCCCGAATCGGTCCGTATGGTCGTTACCGGAGGAGATCGTCTTAATCTCGAGCTGGACTCGGCGTCGAAGGAGTATTTAGGGGTGCCTCTTCTCGAGGGGTATGGAACTACCGAGTGTTCACCTGTAGTGGCGGTCAACCCGAGCTACGATTCCAGAAAGTTGGGGACCATCGGTCCTGTTATCCCCGGTTATAGCTGGGAGGTCCGGGACGAGTTCGGCAAGACGTTGGGTCCCGGAGAGGACGGCATCCTCTGGGTCAAGGGTCCGTCGGTGTTCGACGGTTACTACAAGGCTCCGGAGATCACGGCGGAACGGATGGCCGACGGATGGTACAACACCGGGGATATCGTGAGGTTCGACGGGGATGGATATATCACGGTTCTGGACAGGGCTACCGACATAATAATCGTGGGAGGGTTCAACGTGTACCCCCAGGAGGTGGAAAGGGTCATAAGTCGTCATCCGGCGGTTGCTCAGGTGGCTGTGGTCGCCATGGGCCATCCGGTTCAGGGCGAGATAGGAAGGGCCTTCGTCGTTCTGGAGGAGGGCCGATCCGTATCGGCCAGAGAGCTCATATCCTATTGCAAAGGCAAGCTCGCCCATTACAAGATCCCCAGGAAGGTGGATTTCGTTGAGGGTCTTCCCATGTCTCCGTCGGGAAAGGTTCTCAGGAGAAAGCTCAGAGATCTCTGA
- the xth gene encoding exodeoxyribonuclease III, translated as MSWTIATFNVNSVRSRLPVLERWLNNSKVDVLCLQETKARDEDFPLQAFVDMGYFVAFRGQKSYNGVAIASLEEPDEIVYGFDDGKEPVFDTRALSVRFGDIWVMNTYVPQGKSIDHDDYMVKQEFLRRTQTTISDRISDGKRVLWVGDMNVAPEEKDVANPKNKAKHVCFHRDIRDLFGTVCQGLVDVFRSHRPEEGEFSFWDYRVKNALDRNIGWRIDHILASPDLAKLSSDSWIYRDPRGWEKPSDHTPVLASFDL; from the coding sequence GTGTCCTGGACCATAGCGACCTTCAACGTCAACTCGGTAAGAAGCCGACTTCCCGTTTTGGAGAGATGGCTCAATAATAGCAAAGTGGACGTCCTGTGTCTTCAGGAGACCAAGGCGAGGGACGAGGATTTCCCTCTCCAGGCCTTCGTGGACATGGGGTACTTTGTGGCCTTCAGAGGCCAAAAAAGCTACAACGGCGTGGCGATAGCCTCTCTGGAGGAGCCGGACGAAATAGTCTACGGCTTCGACGACGGAAAGGAACCTGTATTCGACACCAGAGCTCTGTCGGTTCGCTTCGGCGATATCTGGGTTATGAACACCTACGTTCCTCAGGGAAAATCCATCGATCACGACGATTATATGGTGAAACAGGAGTTTTTGAGAAGGACACAAACGACGATATCCGACCGTATCTCCGATGGTAAGAGGGTCCTGTGGGTGGGGGATATGAACGTAGCTCCGGAGGAAAAGGATGTCGCCAACCCTAAGAACAAGGCGAAACACGTGTGCTTTCACAGGGATATCAGGGATCTCTTCGGGACCGTCTGTCAGGGGCTGGTGGACGTTTTCCGGTCCCATCGGCCGGAGGAAGGTGAGTTTTCCTTCTGGGACTATCGGGTCAAGAACGCCCTGGACAGAAACATCGGTTGGAGGATAGATCATATCCTGGCTTCTCCCGATCTGGCCAAGTTGTCGTCGGACAGCTGGATATATCGGGATCCTCGAGGTTGGGAAAAGCCTTCGGATCACACGCCCGTATTGGCCTCTTTCGACCTTTAG
- a CDS encoding M20 family metallopeptidase yields the protein MKNLYEELTSELDHVISENAVDAAALSDDLADNPELGGQEFRSSEKMSDFLQEAGLQVERPFMDIPTAYRATAGKGGPVVALLAEYDALPGLGHACGHCLSGAMSLLAGAALAKIAKKVEATLWVVGTPSEETDGAKVTMSEVGIFDEVALATMIHADSDRSHVGYRSLAMDALEFRFTGKAAHAAGAPWEGRNALNGVQLFFHAVDMLRQHVKPEVRMHGIISSGGEAPNIVPQEGAAKFYFRSPTRSYLNEITEKICDCARGSAMATGTEVSWSNVEFSFDEMIPNEPAERMMEGVFDELGVPYDPPHGAQGSSDVGNVSHRCPALQPQLSIMDVYAAHHTEEFERAVKTDRAHSAMETGARILTRAALKTWLNRDLREKMRSAISG from the coding sequence ATGAAAAACCTATACGAAGAACTTACGTCGGAATTGGACCACGTCATATCCGAAAACGCCGTCGATGCGGCCGCTCTAAGCGACGATCTGGCCGACAATCCCGAGCTGGGAGGACAGGAATTCCGCTCTAGCGAAAAGATGTCCGATTTCCTGCAAGAAGCGGGGCTTCAGGTGGAGAGACCCTTTATGGACATTCCCACAGCCTACAGAGCTACGGCAGGAAAGGGAGGACCGGTGGTCGCCCTTCTGGCTGAATACGACGCTCTGCCTGGGCTCGGTCACGCCTGCGGCCACTGTCTCAGCGGAGCCATGAGCCTTCTGGCTGGAGCGGCTCTGGCCAAGATAGCCAAAAAGGTCGAGGCCACCCTATGGGTAGTGGGAACTCCCTCGGAGGAAACCGACGGGGCCAAGGTCACCATGTCGGAGGTGGGAATATTCGACGAGGTCGCCCTGGCAACGATGATCCACGCCGACTCGGATAGATCCCACGTAGGCTACAGAAGCCTGGCCATGGACGCCCTAGAGTTTCGTTTCACCGGAAAGGCCGCCCACGCCGCCGGGGCTCCCTGGGAGGGCAGAAACGCCCTTAACGGGGTACAGCTCTTCTTCCATGCGGTGGACATGTTGAGACAGCACGTAAAACCGGAGGTCAGAATGCACGGAATAATCTCCTCGGGAGGAGAGGCCCCCAACATAGTGCCCCAAGAGGGAGCGGCGAAATTCTACTTCCGATCGCCCACCAGATCCTATCTGAACGAGATAACGGAAAAGATCTGCGACTGCGCAAGAGGCTCAGCTATGGCGACCGGAACCGAGGTATCATGGTCAAACGTCGAATTCAGCTTCGACGAGATGATCCCGAACGAGCCAGCGGAGAGAATGATGGAAGGGGTGTTTGACGAGCTGGGGGTTCCCTACGATCCGCCCCATGGAGCCCAAGGCTCCAGCGACGTGGGAAACGTTTCCCACCGATGTCCGGCCCTTCAACCTCAGCTCTCCATAATGGACGTATACGCCGCCCACCATACGGAGGAGTTCGAAAGGGCAGTCAAGACCGACAGAGCTCATAGTGCCATGGAGACAGGCGCCAGGATACTGACCAGGGCGGCGCTTAAGACCTGGCTGAACCGTGATCTCAGGGAAAAGATGAGATCGGCCATATCCGGATAG